In Lolium rigidum isolate FL_2022 chromosome 7, APGP_CSIRO_Lrig_0.1, whole genome shotgun sequence, the DNA window CGCGCTCTGGCTGTTCCCCCCATTTCTACGGTTGCGTGGAACGGACTGACTGGAAGATGTAGAATTCGGTGGCGCGGCATTGACTAGCAGCAGCACCGTTGTTTGCTGTTTCTGGTTCTCGCAGGCAAGTAGGAATCGGTTCTTCTGTGTGTTACCACTTACCAGGGTGTGCACCCAACACGCGCTGTGGGTGCTTGGATTGGCTGCTAGGTAGTATAATGATGATCCAACAGTGTACTGCttcacttcatcttcatttcATATCTCTACATGTTCATCATATGCAAATGCAAGATGTTATGTTATGTTATATTATTCCGTACGACATGCCTTCGCAGAGTATGTGAGTACACGGATCACGCTGCATTTCTCATGCCCTAGCCATACCTGTTCGGTACTATTTGTTGTCATGGAGTGTAACTTCTACTTGTCCAACTTTATCTTGTGCTACGAGATATGGTGTATTTGACAGGACCTAGACTCTCAGCTGTAATGCTCACGATGACAGTAGTTCTGCTTGCCAGTTAATTACCCCAACAGCTTACTACTATACTTCATCAGTTTACTCTTCATTTTCCATCTGTAGCGGTACATGATGTTACAAGATGTTATGTTATGTTCCGTACAACATGTCTTCACAGAGTATACGAGTACATGTATTGCTTCCTCATGTTATCTTCCCTTGCTAACCATTCCAAATTTACTTGCAGACACTGGGCCTCCTGAGGAGCTATACGCATGTCAGGAACTACAGCAGTCAGCTTTCAGGTTATTTCCCTGAACAAAACTGCTGTTTGGATTTTGACCGGTGGTTCACTACCAATATCTCTAATGTCTTTGTACTCTCCGCAGGTCTTATTCCAGCTGCTCCCCAGAGCTCAAAGCTGACAAGGTAACTAGCAAACCATGTACTTGATTGTATTCCGTGGAGTCATGTATCATGCCTTCATTGTTTATTCTTGTAACTCCAGACGTTATAAGATGTTTTGACCTGTTGATACATGCACTAATGACTACTCTTTGCTATTAAATTTGGTAGAAGGCACTACTACTTCCCGAATGCCTCTCCttaccaactctggagtaggtcaTTTGCATCAGACAGTGGTAATCAAAGCAGACTTCTAGGTTCTGTTTCAGAACTGCAAAATTGCTCCTGGTGTTGTGTTAATTGAGTCTTGTTGTTTCTTCTTGTAGGAGAAAAGTTTGAAGCTGTTGTACCTTTCATGGGTGAATCTGTAACTGATGGAACTCTTGCTACCTTCTTAAAGAGTatgctctcctctctctctctctctgggtgTGGGTCTGCTGTGCTGTGTGAAGCTCATTCATATTCTCCTGTTAACTCTTCATACAGAACCTGGTGACAGAGTTGAAGCTGATGAGGCCATAGCCCAGATTGAAACTGATAAGGTATTGCTGTCACTCTTAATCACTTCTGATTCTCCTCTATATATGTCAAAGTGAGTGCTTGTAGTATTAAACATACTTTTTTCCTTCTGTATTCCAGGTCACCATTGATGTTTCTAGTCCTGAGGCTGGTGTTCTTGAAAAGGTGAATCATTTTTCTCTTTTCGACTTTCATTTGTTCTTCTTATCATGGTTTACCTTTTACTGGTAGTGTAGCAAAATGCTGATTTTCTTAATGCCATTGGTTTTCAGTATATTGCTAGTGAAGGGGATACAGTTACTCCAGGTACCATAGTTGCTATTGTATCAAAGTCTGAAGCACCGGCTGAAACACATGTTGCCCCATCTGaggaggcggcaccaaaagaatcACCTCCAGCAAAAGTTGAAGAGAAATCACCAAAAGTAGAAGCGAAAGCACCAAAAGTTGAACCTCCGAAGAAGCAAGCACCAAAGCCAACTCCTTCAAAAACCTCCCCTACAGAACCACAGCTTCCTCCAAAAGAACGAGAGCGGCGGGTAAGTCTAATCTTGTATAAGATAAAGTTGCACAGGATTAGTTTTAGCAGAATCTCTAATGTTCTCTTACAATGATAAACACCATAATGATAACTGCAGGTGCCAATGCCAAGGCTCAGGAAGCGCATTGCCAACCGTTTGAAGGATTCCCAGAACACATTTGCAATGCTGACCACATTCAATGAAGTTGACATGTAAGTGTATTGGTTATCTTTTTTTTCTTTACttctccctccgttcctaaaatAGTTtcccaactttgtctagatacggaggtatatagacatccgtatctagaaaaagttgggaCGCTTttgtaggaacggagggagtatttaagaTTAGTTCATGTGGTGTGCTACTTTTTGGTTTTGTCTTGTTTTTCATTGTTACCCTTATAGAAACATATTTCACTGTACAACTATTTGGACATGGTGAGCTGATCTAGCATAATTTGAGGACTTGGAAGGGTTTAACTACACTATTTTGGAGTGCATGTCACTATGTGATTGGTGCCATCCAACTGTAACAGTATGACAATATACATGTCAGTGTATAATGGATTATATATAATAGAGCTCACAGAAATTATTACTAGTATTCCTGACCAGAAAATCCACTTTTATTGTATATAATAATGCGATATCAGTATGTGGTTCAGTATCTGCTCATCTTTTCTTATATACGATTTTAATTAATCCTTTTGTTTTTCACCATCTGGTGAAATAACGTAGAGTTGTAGACTTCATTATCATTTATCACTTACTGTTGATATGATGCTGCAGGACCAATTTGATGAAGCTAAGGTCTGATTATAAAGATGAATTTGTCAAGAAGCATGGTGTGAAGTTGGGTCTGATGTCTTGCTTTGTCAAGGTACTGTGCAATGTTATGGATTGCCAAACTATTGCTTGCTTATTTTATTAGGTTATATGCTGATTCTGTTTGGCTTTTGCAGGCTGCTGTTTCTGGACTGCAGAACCAGCCAATCGTGAATGCTGTAATTGACGGCGATGACATCATATACAGAGACTACGTTGACGTTAGTGTCGCTGTTGGCACTTCCAAGGTAACATACAGTTGTCAGCATGCTGAATATCAAATTTATAGGACTTTATCTCACCTGGAATGCAAATCTCGTGTTTTTTCAGGGTCTTGTGGTGCCGGTTATCCGAGATGCTGATACAATGAACTTCGCTGACATTGAGAAAGGGATAAACAACCTTGCAAAGAAGGCTACTGAGGGGGCACTGTCAATTGACGAGATGGCGGGAGGAACATTCACCATCTCCAATGGTGGTGTCTACGGAAGCCTTATAAGCACGCCTATCATCAACCCTCCGCAGGTACTGCTGCTTTTCTTTTCTGGTGCTCTCTAGAAACTCCTGGATACATTTCACAGCAGATATTCATCCAAGCACACTGCCCTCTCTATTGCAGTCAGCGATTCTCGGGATGCATTCCATTGTGCAACGCCCTGTGGTTGTGGATGGCAACATCCTCGCGAGGCCAATGATGTACCTTGCTCTGACATACGACCACAGGCTGATCGATGGCAGAGAGGCTGTCTACTTCCTGCGCCGCATCAAGGACTTGGTCGAAGACCCACGGAGGTTCCTCCTCGACATATAAACTCCATGGGCCGATCCTTGGCTGCTAAGTGCTTTGTGCTTGTCTGGAAATAATACTATGCAAATTTTTGACTGATGCAAAGAGTCACGTTCTGTGAAAGATGAGATTTGACTTGAGGATCTGATAACGTGTTGTCCTGTTTTGATCGGAGTTCCGGGATGTAGTTCCCTAAACAAATTTGCTTTAATTTCCAATGCAAGAGCAATAGATATGATGTCCTTTTGGTTAATGTTTTTCTTCTCTTCATGCTGAAACCAGTCTGCCCAGCCGGATCTCTTTTAAGTTCCGGGATGTAGTTCCCTAAGTACATGTCGTTATTTCCCATTTgagataaacaattggtgtggtTTTGCTTTAACAATAGACGGTTCACGCTAGAGTCAGAGGCATGTTTTCTTCAGATACCGCCAGATATCAGTATGCACTTTCACTGATATATTCCCATCTGTTTGGTTTCCTTTCTCCAGTTATTTCGTTTTGAGACGAACTAATATACACATTTGAACAATGGGTTACGTAGCACAAATGATATTTAGGAAAGAAAGTTTTGTAATTTTTAACATTACAAgcaacatttttttttgtttgttttgtggTTTAGTGGTAATGGGATATTACCATGGTTTCTACAAATGCAAATACACCGCCTACATAGATTTATGACGAACTGATAAAAAAGATGCCTGCGCATATAaattaaaacggaggtagtaatttGAACATTATAGActtatgcaaaactaaccataaCGATCCTGGCACGGACATGAGGCCTATTTCCTCTGTCGGGAGAAATTGGATTAGCGGAATAGTAAGAAGCGGGACttgtgaaaaaaaaaacagaccaATGGGCCAGCAACGAGGGCATATTCTTATAGGAAAGCTATGAGCAGCAAACCGCGGTGTCTGAGACTTAAACCTGGGTTGCTAGGTTAGCTGAGCACACTCCATCTGACCTCTGGTCAAGCTCAGAAGCGGGACTTGTGAGTTCCACGGTACCTTGGGGTTGGCTAGAACTAAACAAATTGACTAGTAAAAATTAAGGGTGGAAACATGGGAAAGGGAGGAACATGAAGAACTCAATGCATCCAATCGACGCTCGAGGATCTCTGCTGCCTCCGCTTCGCCACGTGAACTTTGTCGTGTGATGCCCTCGGCGACGGCTGGAGGGGCTACGCGGTGAGGGGGGCTTGGGTAGGAGGCGGAGGATGCCCCGTCGGCGGCTGGAGGGGCTGCGCGGTGAGAGGGGGCTTGGGTAGGAGGCAGCGGACGCCCCGGCACGGAGGGGGAGATCCTCGGTCGCTACTCCATCAGCACGTCAAGATGTACGCGCaaatttctttttaatttttttaaaattttaaaatatgtctaagatgaatttcaaaataaaagaaacatatACTCACATGGAGTTAATTACAAAAACCCATCACAATTGTGGCTAGATTATCAAAAAACAACCATCtttcatttttttgataaaaaacCACCGATTCAGAGTAACATAACAAACTACCACCGGTATGTTGTAACAGCCACTCCAAATGACTTAACCGAGATTATGACGTGTGAGGCCCACTGCCAGGCTGACGTGGCAAGGCTGAAACCGACAAGAACTAACATTAGACAGTTATAAGTTATgggttttttttgcaattttcctaggcccacatgtcagcctccctCTCTCAGATCTAGGCCTAAATATCTGGCTcttttttcttattctttttcccttcatttttatttattttgtccTTTCTTATTTCTTTTTCTTATCCGGCTGGAGCAGCACTCCCTCGATAGGCTCCCCTCACCGATGCCACTCGGCTCCCCAGCACCGCGTCGCTCCTATCCAACGCTCGCCCGTGCCGCCGCCCCTGTCCGGCGCTTGTTGTCGTTGTCCCTGGCCGCCGCTCGCTGCCGCCGCCCCACGCCGAGTTCGTCGTCGCGGCCCCTGAGCTCTCTCGCGCCGTCCCTTGGCTGGCGCttgtccgcgccgccgccccttgtCCGGCGCTCTCCCGCGCCACCGCGCCGTCCCTAGACAGCGCTCACCGACGCCTCCCCACACAGGGCTCGCCAGAGCGGCCCCTGTCCAAAGCTCTCTCGTGCTGCCCCTTGGCCGGCGCTTGCCCGCCCTCACCCGTGACGAGCTCGCCCATGCCGTGTTGGACGCGCTGCCCTTTGGATCCCATCGGTGCACACATGAATTAGGGAGGCCACGATTCGGCACAGGACACGGCCTAGCGCGTCGGCGAGCACCTGCGAGCGCAGCGGAGCATGGTCCAGTGAGAAGAAAGGGAGAGATAAGATAGAGATAGGGGTGGAGGGGAAACTTACAAAAAAAACCCAGAGAACTTAGTATCGCTCAACATCCCTCTCTTTGACTGTTGTCCATCGCCACGTCAGCCTGGCAGTGGGCCTCACACATCATAATCTCGGTTAAGTCATTTAGAGTGGCCTCTTACAACATACTGGTGGTAGTTTGTCATGTTGTTACTCTAAATCGGTGGTTTTTTGTCCAAAAAAAATGAAAGATGGTGGTTTTTTTATAACCTAGCCACAATTGTGGTGGGTTTTTGTAATTTTTCACTCACATGAGATGAAACACCACTTCCTAAGCCCCCTTGTTTTAAGGGGATACCTCACTAATAAAATAGCTTATCGATTTGGGAACAGGATAACAAAGTAGGGCTAGATGAGCCTGCCTATGAGAGGAGTCAACGCACCGCCCAGACGCCACATATATAGCCGAATTGGAGAACACATTTGGCCGGCACGACTCAATACGCAAAGATCCATTCACCCGATTCCATTACTCCTTGTTCTTGGCGCCTTGGTTCTTCCTTTGTGCCTCCTTGTTCCTCTTAATGTCCTCCATCAACTCGCTCACGCCGTAGCCTACGCCTTTATCTTCTCGGCCAAACACGGCAGCATGCAGAGCCCTGCTTCCCCAGCCCACGGCGGCCTTGACAGCGCTGTTCGATCGCCCATTCCACGCAGCATCATATATACATCATACTGTTAGCCGACAGACACTAAAGCTCATTTTTGCGATTCAAGCTAGTACTAGTAGTTTGGAAAATCAAAGGAAAGGCTTGGCAAACCTGAGAACCGACGCTTGGTCCTCCCTGCAGGACTTCACTCCTTGTCTGTATGCATCCCAACCTGCAACATGGTTGGCTCTCGCACGTTCATACTCGGCTTTTTCTCTGTCTGACATCATCGCGCGTGGAGCTAGTTACCTGTGTGATGAGTGGGTGCTTGTGTGGTGAGAATGGTGAACGGTGGGTGATGAAGGGACGAATTTATAGCCGGCCGGGGCTGCTTGACCAGAGGGAAGGAGACTAGCTGCCTTCTTCGTCTTCGTCATATTCTTTTGTTTCCCACACTGGTCGGTGGGTGGTTAAGCCCACTTGGCCATGATCGATCAGATTACTTCCCGGAAAAGCGAAACTGGCGGATTATATTACCCTGGCTTGGATGCGGGAGGGCGCCAGGAAGAACAAGCCAACAACCTCCACCGGCACCGTGACTAGTACTTCGTCCGTCCCACGAAAGTTGTCtgaaatttgtcaaaatttgtcACGAAACCTCCACCGACTCCGTGActagtacttcctccgtcccacgaAGGTTATttaagatttgtcaaaatttaaatttatctagtttgtttgtttgttggtTTTGGTCCTTTAGAACCCAATCCTGAATCAAGTCCACACGTGGCTACTTCAGCCATCGGTCAAGACCTATTGCACCATCTGCACAATTCATGGCTCACTCAGGCTTGTATTTGATGAACAAACCTTATATTGCCCTCCATACGGGCAAAGCATGTAAAAATGAATATACTTATACTAGGATGAAAGAGTTGGAATGGTGAGTTCCAAGTCATGTCTGTTGAGCTTTTGCTCTTATTTAATCCGTTACAGACCTCATTACATTTACAACTTGTATTTATTTCCTGCTCAAAACTAGGACTTGTCTTCCTACATGTAATTGCTTTGTTGATTTGCTTCCCATAAAATGAGTAGGGTAAAAGCTCCACCATAGTTCACCCCTCGTGGCAGCACTGGAGAATGTGATGATGGAGAGCCGGTCAACATGGCCGAGCTGAGCTTCAGTACGACTATCGTCGTGGTGAATAAACAGATACCATGCGTAGGCTTAAGTTGGGGCTGGATGTACGCCGAGGATCCGGGGAGGAAAGATGCGCTAGCAAGCACACATGAGACATATCTACCCAGGTTCATGACCCTCGTGAGGAGCTAAAACCCCTACTCTATATGTATCGAGGTGGAAACCCCACAACAATGGTGCTCGTTGAGCTATGTAgcgagaggaggatgaagctctgtCTACTGAGCGTGTGAGGGGGAGAATGAGAGATCGATCCTTTGCTAAGGAGGCATGCACCCCCTTATATAGTGGGgggcagattttttcgataaagggaatatattaatatcagaagataccaattacacccagcctctgcaacaacacaatatcctaataacattacggatgcacacagccaaaaaaaagagaaaaagaaaactaagaaataaaagtcccgctgctACAGTATCCCAGCCATAGCAACAGTAATacgtccaccaccaagacaacacccgaaatttagactcttcaaaagcaacgctctcaagaagggaacagtgcactagcgttgtcgtcgcccgatcaaagatcttaggttttcaccatgaagatagtcttcgctcccaaaacaatgccttcaacaaagatattgtcaggcacaaccacttaaggtcagaccttgagttttcaccctgaaaggtaagactccgaacttcacatatgttgccgcccccactttcataccactgttgcgaacttcggaacaccaagcaagcccctcaacagcgcaaagacttgaacctccattagctagtcctctaAAACTGgcattcatgatattctcttttaTAACTTCACCTTGGATCAGCTATCACTTGGTGTTAAAACAGAAAAGAGCTTCCCGTAGCACACTCCAAAACCAAAcgatcggaataaaagcatgagcgtgcatgaccgaataccaccgatccagcaaactccaggcaatagaagctgatatggggtggcccgatcttctcagtaagcaacggtggtgatgatgatcacggggtgatagcagcggagaaccacggcgatgtagtggatgataacttgtatgatgcaacgagatctctcgattggtccctgtcgccaatgcaacaactctcaaccctgcaagatattcgcaactccacacacttgcgcacgtagccgcgaccacgaagcggtaagttaaaaccttctaattcccaaaggaacagcagatcacacaagactttcagatctacacaatatcaagcaatatggtgtagggatttaaTAGTTTTGctaaagcaaacaactaagaaaactagggtttatcttaaacgtggtctaaagcaactttgggggcgtcctatggacttatataggatgaactcaggtcgaaaaagtacgaaaataaccgacccagaatagatctggtcgagacagactaggacacggccggtctggaggccggtcgaccgggcctgggaccggccggtccggtttggaccgggtctGGCGCCGGGCGACGACCGGGTGAACCTCCCGGGCTTACTGGATAgttcccggatggcacaagcgtaaaatccggttgaaaccggatggatccggcgtgggggccggttggaccggccctgggaccgggctgCCCGGCGGGGCGGCTGGTTGACCGGTCCTGGCGCCGGCTGGAACATCTCCTcctttcgcgcatgcctcccgctcctccctcgcgcgtccatgagatatcttcatgtccagctccatgtccagcttcacgtccatcttctggtccagctgttcctctcctcctcgtgcgatgcttgctccctcctcatacctgatcatacataagtaatagcacttaggcagtataaagttatcatcaatcaaagtatcgtttaggaacaagttcacctgttgtttaggtagcttcgcacgagctcgtgtcattggtccaatcctaacttcattggacttgagcttcacagcaggatcatcttcaacttgcaatgacggaggtagtagtgaggtagggatgtcctcatcagaagcactgttacattcgccggcggcgccttccggaactcaacactccggccagatcatgaAGGGCAGGCCTCCGACAGGTCTTCATCTttgcccaagagagaccctaggaccgccgcctttattcaggtcgggccccctgatggcgtgtatttcacacgttcgttgggcaaccccaagaggaaggtatgatgagcacagcagcaagttttccctcagaaagaaaccaaggtttatcgaaccaggaggagccaagaagcacgttgaaggttgatggcggcgggatgtagtgcggcgcaacaccggagattccggcgccaacgtggaacccgcacaacacaaccaagctactttgccccaacgaaacagtgaggttgtcaatctcaccggcttgtctgtaacaaaggattaaccgtattgtgtggaagatgattgtttgcagagaaaacagtagaaacaagtattgcagtagattgtatttcaagaaagagaattggaccggggtccacagctcactagaggtgtctctcccataagacgaacaagcatgttgggtgaacaaattacagcttgggcaattgacaaataaagagagcatgaccatgcacatacatatcatgatgagtatagtgagatttaattgggcattacgacaaagtacatagaccgccatccaaccgcatctatgcctaaaaagtccaccttcagagttatcatccgaacccctccaagtattaagttgcaaagcaacggacaattgcattaagtatggtgcgtaatgtaatcaacaactacatccttagacatagcatcaatgttttatccctagtggcaacaagcacaacacaaccttagaactttctcgtcaccgtcccgtgtgtcaatgcatgcatgaacccactatcgagcataagtactccctcttggagttaaaagcatctacttggccagagcatctactaataacggagagcatgcaagatcataaacaacacataagcatagctttgataatcaacataacaagtattctctattcatcggatcccaacaaacgcaacatatagaattacatatagatgatcttgatcatgataggcagctcacaagatccgacaatgatagcacaatggggagaagacaaccatctagctactgctatggacccatagtccaggggtagactactcactcatcactccggaggcgaccatggcggtgtagagtcctccgggagatgattcccctctccggcagggtgccggag includes these proteins:
- the LOC124674169 gene encoding dihydrolipoyllysine-residue succinyltransferase component of 2-oxoglutarate dehydrogenase complex 1, mitochondrial-like isoform X1, with amino-acid sequence MASRIASRLLRRHSPTLGLLRSYTHVRNYSSQLSGLIPAAPQSSKLTRRHYYFPNASPYQLWSRSFASDSGEKFEAVVPFMGESVTDGTLATFLKKPGDRVEADEAIAQIETDKVTIDVSSPEAGVLEKYIASEGDTVTPGTIVAIVSKSEAPAETHVAPSEEAAPKESPPAKVEEKSPKVEAKAPKVEPPKKQAPKPTPSKTSPTEPQLPPKERERRVPMPRLRKRIANRLKDSQNTFAMLTTFNEVDMTNLMKLRSDYKDEFVKKHGVKLGLMSCFVKAAVSGLQNQPIVNAVIDGDDIIYRDYVDVSVAVGTSKGLVVPVIRDADTMNFADIEKGINNLAKKATEGALSIDEMAGGTFTISNGGVYGSLISTPIINPPQSAILGMHSIVQRPVVVDGNILARPMMYLALTYDHRLIDGREAVYFLRRIKDLVEDPRRFLLDI
- the LOC124674169 gene encoding dihydrolipoyllysine-residue succinyltransferase component of 2-oxoglutarate dehydrogenase complex 1, mitochondrial-like isoform X2, whose product is MASRIASRLLRRHSPTLGLLRSYTHVRNYSSQLSGLIPAAPQSSKLTRHYYFPNASPYQLWSRSFASDSGEKFEAVVPFMGESVTDGTLATFLKKPGDRVEADEAIAQIETDKVTIDVSSPEAGVLEKYIASEGDTVTPGTIVAIVSKSEAPAETHVAPSEEAAPKESPPAKVEEKSPKVEAKAPKVEPPKKQAPKPTPSKTSPTEPQLPPKERERRVPMPRLRKRIANRLKDSQNTFAMLTTFNEVDMTNLMKLRSDYKDEFVKKHGVKLGLMSCFVKAAVSGLQNQPIVNAVIDGDDIIYRDYVDVSVAVGTSKGLVVPVIRDADTMNFADIEKGINNLAKKATEGALSIDEMAGGTFTISNGGVYGSLISTPIINPPQSAILGMHSIVQRPVVVDGNILARPMMYLALTYDHRLIDGREAVYFLRRIKDLVEDPRRFLLDI